The Salvelinus alpinus chromosome 21, SLU_Salpinus.1, whole genome shotgun sequence genome has a segment encoding these proteins:
- the LOC139548111 gene encoding protein NPAT-like isoform X3 has translation MAASSLTAEPQSEEAVTENFPQMLIQNARERILNDKSLQEKLAENINKILASDVSPQALKASCSTMEPDQSIDEILGLQGEIHMSNDVIQDILEQTESDPAFQALFDLFDYGKSKPSEYTEQGAGNVSNTTTENGETETRCIDGSPETGDPGTGPENLTCGQENRVTKSSQEPKSKKTRKSAPPVSSTSKATPGPSSRGLRGGAISTTPGPSSRGLRKGASSTTPGPSSRGLRRGAISTTPGPSSRGLRKGARSTTPAPSSRGLRKGASSTTPGPSSRGLRRGAISTTPAPSSRGLRKGASSTTPGPSSRGLRKGASSTTPGPSSKGVRRGDIATRPSARIDQFTAAASSAAKDSDRVDSGSIFNPDVSGVDIDEPLNTPLDSIAPPDVFEPVRQESGTNRPASACNTPSSETRTVSAVKNILGNENTVGADGRQVMDNQASLLNSSPSLSNSMPMLDQSNKAPIQASNLPHRNITPPSSIGISQPLPQTIHSMAVPSTVTTTPAAPTFIPNPNPTGKEVDPSKIVALKIIISDEQEPSSDSALNQAVSSITGDRIPTIFLSSPTKSSAKAPALSSAPMNQEETVQAVSSLQRTEVLQPAETNPLSGKAGDVAALAGTSTALTQPGYYIQLPFDSATSTNSYILVTDTTATDPQSNKVILPSGAPQVQTVPPSSYTLVTPPRYSPGSRLIISSPVQPMLQSMVVPVSVVGQNNATQFSVVPNQLIAMPSPASAKQPAAVNTNPKLAPKDTTISGKTGASGSNMVTKQVHPQSSKSTGQQKEAVGSSPSHRRMLCFDGSAGETSTSKATATPVSPVQQVEKEIPKSDSALLGRSRPKRRIETVRCTDNTQTSWTGTETEKSSTVQKQKEAAKKTPSKRDADQNARGQSASTSRSQSAGSSRTDASQSDSRKRSQSADKKDDGGAGPKDAQSSRSSSSDHRLRSGSRKEKDACRQEPTEKSPAKEREGRTVKRTSSQDPPHVTANKENELEGGRREQQPTPAPRAFSPAPVGSQTSVPQACSSKIPSKTSPLTKQAAEMLHDIQGLNPPSTPPKRTGMGCLELPLPRTPGRLQESLYCPRTPARQRLDRDREGTPRHLVPPTTPDLPSCSPASEAGSENSINMAAHTLMILSRAAIARTGTPLKDSLRQEGAGAVTPEAFKSKKRKQPEPLASPPAKKDISGSSGSKKKTKKQQKLMDSFPDDLDVDKFLSSLHYDE, from the exons ATGGCGGCCAGTAGCCTGACAGCAGAGCCCCAGAGTGAAGAGGCAGTCACAGAGAATTTCCCT CAAATGTTGATACAAAATGCAAGAGAGAGGATTCTAAATGACAAGTCTTTACAAGAGAAGCTTGCTGAAAACATCAACAAAATTCTAGCAAG TGATGTCAGTCCTCAGGCTTTAAAGGCATCATGCAGCACCATGGAGCCAGACCAGTCAATAGATGAAATTCTGGGCCTGCAG GGGGAGATTCATATGTCTAATGATGTTATACAAGACATCTTGGAGCAGACAGAGTCCGACCCAGCCTTCCAGGCTCTTTTTGACCTCTTTGATTACG GCAAAAGCAAACCCAGTGAGTATACTGAACAAGGAGCTGGGAACGTGAGCAATACCACCACAGAGAATGGTGAGACTGAGACTAGATGTATTGACGGCTCTCCTGAGACTGGAGACCCAG GCACTGGGCCTGAAAACCTGACATGTGGACAAGAAAATAGAGTAACAAAGTCCAGTCAAGAGCCCAAGAGTAAGAAAACAAGGAAATCTGCACCTCCTGTTTCAAGCACTTCAAAGGCAACTCCTGGACCCAGTAGCAGAGGGTTGAGAGGGGGAGCTATCTCAACAACTCCTGGACCCAGTAGCAGAGGGTTGAGAAAGGGAGCTAGCTCTACAACTCCTGGACCCAGTAGCAGAGGGTTGAGAAGGGGAGCTATCTCAACAACTCCTGGACCCAGTAGCAGAGGGTTGAGAAAGGGAGCTAGGTCTACAACTCCTGCACCCAGTAGCAGAGGGTTGAGAAAGGGAGCTAGCTCAACAACTCCTGGACCCAGTAGCAGAGGGTTGAGAAGGGGAGCTATCTCAACAACTCCTGCACCCAGTAGCAGAGGGTTGAGAAAGGGAGCTAGCTCAACAACTCCTGGACCCAGTAGCAGAGGGTTGAGAAAGGGAGCTAGCTCAACAACTCCTGGACCCAGTAGCAAAGGGGTGAGAAGGGGAGATATTGCAACTCGACCCTCAGCACGTATTGATCAATTTACCGCCGCTGCTTCTTCTGCCGCAAAGGACTCGGATAGGGTTGACTCAGGCTCCATCTTTAATCCGGATGTATCAGGTGTGGATATAGATGAACCTCTGAATACCCCTCTTGACAGTATAGCTCCGCCAGATGTCTTTGAGCCAGTCAGACAGGAGAGTGGAACAAATCGTCCGGCGTCAGCATGCAACACACCTTCATCTGAAACCAGGACGGTCTCTGCTGTGAAAAACATATTAGGCAATGAGAACACAGTGGGGGCTGATGGTAGACAAGTGATGGATAACCAAGCTTCACTTCTTAACTCTTCACCTTCCCTGTCCAATTCCATGCCAATGCTGGATCAGTCAAACAAGGCTCCCATACAGGCCTCTAACCTGCCTCATAGAAATATTACCCCTCCCAGCAGTATAGGAATTTCACAACCTCTACCACAGACCATACACTCTATGGCTGTCCCCTCAACAGTTACAACAACTCCTGCTGCCCCAACCTTCATCCCAAACCCCAACCCTACAGGCAAGGAAGTAGACCCCAGTAAGATTGTGGCCCTGAAGATCATAATCAGCGATGAGCAGGAGCCCTCCAGTGACTCAGCCCTGAACCAGGCTGTGTCCAGCATCACTGGGGACAGGATCCCCaccatcttcctctcctcccccaccaaGTCATCTGCTAAGGCCCCGGCCCTCAGTAGCGCCCCCATGAATCAGGAGGAGACTGTGCAGGCGGTGAGCAGCTTACAGAGGACAGAAGTCCTCCAGCCAGCAGAGACCAATCCTCTTAGTGGGAAAGCAGGGGATGTGGCAGCATTGGCAGGGACGTCAACTGCGTTGACACAGCCTGGCTACTACATTCAGCTGCCCTTTGATTCAGCCACATCCACCAACAGCTACATCTTAGTGACAGACACAACAGCCACAGACCCCCAGTCCAACAAGGTGATATTACCCAGTGGCGCCCCACAGGTACAGACTGTACCCCCTTCCTCATATACTCTGGTCACTCCACCCCGCTATTCCCCTG GATCTAGACTCATCATATCTTCACCAGTTCAGCCCATGCTGCAAAGCATGGTGGTTCCTGTATCTGTTGTTGGGCAGAACAATGCAACACAGTTCTCTGTAGTTCCTAATCAG TTGATAGCCATGCCTAGCCCTGCTTCAGCAAAGCAGCCAGCAGCAGTGAATACCAACCCTAAACTGGCTCCCAAGGATACCACAATCTCGG GAAAAACGGGAGCTTCTGGATCGAATATGGTTACAAAGCAGGTCCACCCGCAATCCTCTAAAAGCACAGGGCAGCAGAAGGAAGCAGTTGGCTCGAGCCCCAGCCATAGAAGGATGCTTTGCTTTGATGGGTCTGCTGGTGAAACTTCTACCTCCAAAGCTACAGCTACTCCTGTATCACCTGTCCAACAGGTGGAGAAAGAGATACCTAAATCTGACTCTGCTCTCTTGGGGAGAAGCAGGCCAAAAAGGAGAATAGAGACTGTAAGATGTAcagacaacactcagacatcatggaCCGGAACAGAGACGGAGAAATCCTCCACTGTCCAAAAGCAGAAAGAAGCTGCGAAAAAGACCCCTTCAAAGAGGGACGCAGATCAAAATGCTAGAGGTCAAAGTGCAAGTACCAGTAGATCTCAGAGTGCTGGTAGCAGTAGGACTGATGCCTCACAGTCAGATTCCAGGAAGAGATCTCAATCAGCAGACAAGAAGGATGATGGTGGAGCAGGACCTAAGGATGCCCAGAGCTCCAGGTCCTCTTCCTCTGATCACAGACTGAGATCAGGGAGCAGGAAAGAGAAAGACGCATGTAGACAAGAGCCTACTGAGAAATCTCCTGCCAAGGAGCGGGAGGGACGGACAGTGAAAAGGACATCTTCTCAGGACCCCCCTCATGTCACTGCCAATAAGGAGAATGAGCTGGAGGGGGGAAGGCGAGAACAGCAGCCCACACCAGCACCAAGAGCATTCAGCCCGGCCCCAGTGGGCTCACAAACCTCTGTCCCTCAGGCTTGCTCCAGCAAAATCCCCTCCAAGACCAGCCCACTGACCAAGCAGGCAGCTGAAATGCTCCACGACATCCAGGGTCTaaaccctccctccacccctcctaaGAGGACAGGCATGGGCTGTCTGGAGCTGCCTCTTCCTCGGACCCCTGGCCGTCTCCAGGAGTCTCTATACTGCCCCAGGACCCCTGCACGTCAGAggctggacagagacagagagggcacCCCCAGGCACCTGGTCCCTCCCACCACCCCGGACCTTCCCTCCTGCAGCCCAGCCAGCGAAGCAGGGAGTGAAAACAGCATCAACATGGCGGCTCACACACTGATGATCCTATCCCGAGCCGCCATTGCCAGGACAGGCACCCCACTGAAAGACAGCTTGCGCCAGGAGGGGGCTGGAGCAGTGACCCCTGAAGCCTTCAAGAGCAAGAAGCGCAAGCAGCCTGAGCCCCTGGCCAGCCCGCCAGCAAAGAAAGATATCTCAGGTTCATCTGGCAGTAAGAAGAAAACAAAG AAACAGCAGAAACTAATGGATTCCTTCCCCGATGACTTGGATGTGGATAAGTTCCTGTCTTCACTGCATTATGATGAGTGA